In a genomic window of Scyliorhinus torazame isolate Kashiwa2021f chromosome 5, sScyTor2.1, whole genome shotgun sequence:
- the LOC140420628 gene encoding uncharacterized protein has product MRLQLIVQRGEITRTMERPWKCEDCGKGFKGPYGLERHQCSHTGEKPFTCSDCGKGFTQLSRLQSHQRVHTGERSFTCSQCEKRFTQIGNLRRHERVHTGERPFTCSDCGKGFTQLSRLQSHQSVHTGERPFTCSQCEKGFTDISNLRRHERVHTGERPFTCSQCEKGFTDSGSLWRHERIHTGERPFTCSQCEKGFTDIGSLRRHERVHTGERPFTCSDCGKGFTRLSRLQSHQSVHTGERPFTCSQCEKGFTDISNLRRHERVHTGERPFTCSQCEKGFTDSGSLRRHERIHTGERPFTCSQCEKGFTDIGSLRRHERVHTGERPFTCSQCEKGFTDIGILRRHERVHTGERPFTCSQCEKGFIDIGILRRHERVHTGERPFTCSQCEKGFTDIGNLRRHERVHTGERPFICTVCDMGFTQLSSLLKHHVTHTKSRPFKCSDCWRGFKSSQRLMSHQRVHSEERPFSCSHCTKSFRTSSNLMKHERGHTGER; this is encoded by the coding sequence atgaggcttcaactgatcgtccaacgcggtgagatcacccggaccatggagagaccatggaaatgtgaggattgtgggaagggattcaaaggcccgtatgggctggaaaggcatcaatgcagtcacactggagagaagccgttcacctgctctgactgtgggaagggattcactcagttatccagactgcagagccaccagagagttcacactggagaaaggtctttcacctgctctcagtgtgaaaagagattcactcagattggcaacctgcggagacacgaacgagttcacactggggagaggccgttcacctgctctgactgtgggaagggattcactcagttatccagactgcagagccaccagagtgttcacactggagagaggcctttcacctgctctcagtgtgaaaagggattcactgacattagcaacctgcggagacatgaacgagttcacactggagagaggcctttcacctgctctcagtgtgaaaagggattcactgatagTGGCAGCCTGTGGAGACAcgaacgcattcacactggagagagacctttcacctgctctcagtgtgaaaagggattcactgacattggcagcctgcggagacacgaacgagttcacactggggagaggccgttcacctgctctgactgtgggaagggattcactcggttatccagactgcagagccaccagagtgttcacactggagagaggcctttcacctgctctcagtgtgaaaagggattcactgacattagcaacctgcggagacatgaacgagttcacactggagagaggcctttcacctgctctcagtgtgaaaagggattcactgatagtggcagcctgcggagacacgaacgcattcacactggagagagacctttcacctgctctcagtgtgaaaagggattcactgacattggcagcctgcggagacacgaacgggttcacactggagagaggcctttcacctgctctcagtgtgaaaagggattcactgacattggcatccttcggagacacgaacgagttcacactggagagagaccgttcacctgctctcagtgtgaaaagggattcattgacattggcatccttcggagacacgaacgagttcacactggcgagaggcctttcacctgctctcagtgtgaaaagggattcactgacattggcaacctgcggagacacgaacgagttcacaccggggagaggccattcatctgcactgtgtgtgatatgggtttcactcaattatccagcctgctgaaacaccatgtcactcacaccaagagcaggccctttaaatgctctgactgctggaggggtttcaaaagctcacagcgactgatgtcccaccagcgcgttcactctgaggagagaccgttcagctgctctcactgcacaaagagctttagaacctcatccaacctgatgaaacacgagcgaggccaCACCGGGGAGAGatag